In Patescibacteria group bacterium, a single window of DNA contains:
- a CDS encoding four helix bundle protein, producing METEKYKLKQEFKLRLYRFIIRLLKFLSQLPNDPVIREIKSQATRSGSSMGANYFEAEAASSKRDYQNYFSHCLKSSNETKFWLACLRDTGLVAKDMLSECNYLLNETREIANIFASSIITMKGKKK from the coding sequence ATGGAAACTGAAAAATACAAATTAAAACAAGAGTTTAAATTACGGCTATACCGATTCATTATTCGTTTATTAAAGTTTTTATCCCAGCTACCTAATGACCCCGTAATCAGAGAAATAAAAAGTCAAGCAACGCGAAGCGGGTCCAGTATGGGTGCCAATTATTTTGAAGCCGAAGCCGCCAGTAGCAAGAGAGATTACCAAAATTACTTTTCTCATTGTTTGAAGTCATCTAATGAAACAAAGTTCTGGTTAGCCTGCTTACGAGATACTGGGTTAGTAGCTAAAGATATGTTATCAGAGTGCAACTATCTATTAAATGAAACTAGAGAAATTGCCAATATTTTTGCCTCAAGTATCATCACCATGAAAGGCAAGAAGAAATAA
- the lepB gene encoding signal peptidase I — MSKIIDLRKKATVKNHSDSTTQHQAPGEERITPPPEEKTGFWSQALEFSVELIKVVIISLAIVIPVRYFLIQPFYVKGASMEPSFYDHEYLIINEIVYRFEEPGRGDIVVFKYPRQPSQYFIKRIVALPGERVQIKDGKVTIFNKQYKNGHTLDESDYLIDSLLTSGEVDVVLEDDEYFVLGDNRNSSLDSRTFGPVPRKNIVGRTWLRGWPLNRITRFERPEYNL; from the coding sequence ATGTCCAAAATAATTGATTTACGTAAGAAAGCAACAGTTAAAAATCATTCAGATTCAACAACCCAACACCAAGCCCCAGGCGAAGAGCGGATAACCCCCCCGCCAGAAGAAAAAACCGGTTTTTGGTCGCAGGCTTTAGAATTTAGTGTTGAATTGATTAAAGTGGTGATTATTTCCTTGGCAATCGTTATTCCGGTTCGTTATTTTTTAATCCAGCCGTTTTATGTTAAAGGCGCCTCAATGGAGCCGTCTTTTTACGACCATGAGTATTTGATTATTAACGAGATAGTTTACCGGTTTGAAGAGCCGGGCCGGGGCGATATTGTGGTTTTTAAATATCCGCGCCAGCCAAGCCAATATTTTATTAAACGAATAGTTGCTTTACCTGGCGAGCGGGTTCAGATAAAAGATGGCAAAGTAACTATTTTTAATAAACAATATAAAAACGGCCACACTCTTGATGAATCGGACTATTTAATCGATTCGCTCCTGACATCCGGGGAGGTTGATGTTGTTTTAGAAGATGATGAATATTTTGTTTTGGGTGATAATAGAAATTCAAGTTTGGATTCGCGTACTTTTGGTCCAGTACCCAGGAAAAACATTGTGGGAAGGACTTGGCTTCGGGGCTGGCCGTTGAACCGGATTACGAGGTTTGAGAGACCGGAATATAATTTATAA